A single region of the Plantactinospora soyae genome encodes:
- a CDS encoding sigma-70 family RNA polymerase sigma factor: MSVGRPPDAEELLHQVARGDEAAFAALYDTMVGRVLGLIRRVLRDPEQAEEVTQEVMVEVWRTAARFDAGRGSASAWILTMAHRRAVDRVRSEQAHTDRTHRVAATETHVPYDEVVEDVTARLEREQVRRCLGQLTSVQREAVTLAYYGGHTYREVAEALATPLPTVKTRMRDGLIRMRDCLGIDLEGRA, from the coding sequence GTGAGCGTCGGACGCCCACCGGATGCCGAAGAGCTGCTGCATCAGGTGGCGCGGGGTGACGAGGCAGCATTCGCGGCCCTGTACGACACGATGGTGGGCAGGGTCCTCGGACTGATCCGCCGGGTGCTGCGGGACCCGGAGCAGGCCGAGGAAGTGACCCAGGAGGTGATGGTCGAGGTGTGGCGCACCGCCGCTCGCTTCGACGCCGGCCGTGGCTCAGCGTCAGCCTGGATCCTGACCATGGCCCACCGGAGAGCGGTGGACCGGGTGCGCTCCGAGCAGGCCCACACCGATCGCACGCACCGGGTCGCCGCGACCGAGACACACGTCCCCTACGACGAGGTGGTCGAGGACGTGACCGCCCGGCTGGAACGGGAGCAGGTCCGTCGCTGCCTGGGCCAGTTGACGTCGGTACAGCGGGAGGCGGTGACGCTCGCGTACTACGGCGGCCACACCTACCGCGAGGTAGCGGAAGCGCTGGCGACGCCGCTGCCGACGGTAAAGACCCGGATGCGCGACGGGCTGATCCGGATGCGGGACTGCCTGGGCATCGACCTGGAGGGACGGGCATGA
- a CDS encoding alpha/beta fold hydrolase — translation MSTEPSAYLLVPGAWHGGWSWWPVAKRLRAAGHRAVTVTLPGLADGDDRAGLRFQDAVDHLVSEVERRALTDVTLVGHSWAGYPIAAAVHRLAGRVSRLVYYNAQVPMPGRSMADDNPPEVAAFLRGLIESSPDRAIPPTLEFVQQIFMQDVAEDAQRLLAELLVPHPGAYFLDALDVPDVTTLGIPTRYLLGEHDHALPRPGAEFAARLGVEPVLVPGTHEGLLTHPDAVADAILAA, via the coding sequence ATGAGTACGGAACCCTCGGCCTATCTGCTGGTGCCGGGTGCCTGGCACGGCGGGTGGTCCTGGTGGCCGGTGGCAAAGCGGCTCCGCGCCGCCGGACATCGTGCGGTGACCGTCACGCTGCCCGGGCTCGCGGACGGCGATGACCGTGCGGGGCTACGGTTCCAGGACGCCGTGGACCACCTGGTCAGCGAGGTGGAACGGCGGGCCCTCACCGACGTGACCCTGGTGGGTCACAGCTGGGCGGGCTACCCGATCGCCGCGGCCGTGCACCGGCTGGCGGGCCGGGTGTCCCGGCTGGTCTATTACAACGCGCAGGTCCCGATGCCGGGCCGGTCGATGGCGGACGACAATCCTCCGGAGGTCGCGGCGTTCCTGCGTGGGCTGATCGAGTCCTCGCCGGACCGCGCCATCCCGCCCACCCTGGAGTTCGTCCAGCAGATCTTCATGCAGGACGTCGCGGAGGATGCCCAGCGCCTGCTCGCGGAACTGCTGGTCCCGCACCCCGGCGCCTATTTCCTGGATGCGCTCGACGTCCCGGATGTGACCACCCTCGGCATCCCCACCCGGTATCTCCTCGGCGAACACGATCACGCGCTGCCGCGGCCCGGGGCCGAGTTCGCCGCCCGGCTCGGAGTCGAACCCGTGCTGGTCCCCGGAACCCACGAGGGCCTGTTGACCCACCCGGACGCCGTGGCCGACGCGATACTGGCCGCCTGA
- a CDS encoding class F sortase: MAGVLTVTAVVVIGTAVAGHQPEPPQAGRNTVTVTPTTPGATGSATRPGELTAGPLMGDSPPVRVSIPSLKVTASTIPLDLQADGTMQVPDNAMDIGWFTRAPTPGALGPAVLAGHVNWKGQRGTFFNLGKLTAGDDITVERKDGSTAMFTVAKVEQYPKDRFPSDAVYGATDHAALRLITCGGEFDDSTQHYRDNLIVYARLAHAHPA, from the coding sequence GTGGCCGGCGTTCTGACCGTGACCGCGGTCGTCGTGATCGGCACGGCGGTCGCAGGTCACCAACCCGAACCGCCGCAAGCCGGCAGGAACACCGTCACCGTCACCCCGACCACGCCCGGAGCGACCGGGTCGGCCACCCGGCCCGGCGAGCTGACCGCGGGACCGCTGATGGGCGACTCACCGCCGGTACGGGTGTCGATTCCATCGCTGAAGGTCACCGCCTCGACGATCCCGCTCGATCTGCAAGCGGACGGGACGATGCAGGTGCCCGACAACGCCATGGACATCGGCTGGTTCACCAGGGCGCCGACGCCCGGAGCGCTCGGCCCGGCCGTCCTGGCCGGGCACGTCAACTGGAAGGGCCAGCGCGGGACGTTCTTCAACCTGGGCAAGCTGACCGCAGGGGACGACATCACCGTCGAGCGGAAGGACGGCAGCACCGCGATGTTCACCGTCGCCAAGGTCGAGCAGTATCCGAAGGACCGCTTCCCCAGCGACGCCGTCTACGGCGCCACCGACCACGCCGCGCTACGCCTGATCACCTGCGGCGGCGAGTTCGACGACTCCACCCAGCACTACCGCGACAACCTCATCGTCTACGCCCGCCTCGCTCACGCCCACCCCGCATGA
- a CDS encoding serine/threonine-protein kinase, with protein sequence MKDDLLAGRYRPLRLIADTAHPGRVWLARDEVLGRHVAVKKVVVPERLSAAERSRLHDRTLGEVRGLAGIDNPGVVSMWDVLSADDHLWLVMEHVPARSLSDVIAANGPLTAAEVVRVGLHLLGALDVVHAAGVVHRDVRPRNVLLADDGRVVLGGFGLPIFDSGAPAAVAGRNLSTTQYIAPERAHDATSTPATDLWGLGATLYVAAEGRLPWARPTILATLAALATEPPDPMYAHILEPTVTGLLRRNPRQRLTTEEARSHLETLTVSTVATAPSAALSRTHGRWPVTATPTKRGTVYAPGSAPVTSGNDAGNTKVLTVAMPPARGRTGWAFAAAMLGLLAVGAVVVAAAGTLVAGLGDQTGETARTPAAAAAGPAETAEPAEPAQPAHPCLDDTAATEGEPVLPATSPPPQALPDGWLWHQDPNGFSIAVPADWTRSTNGKTVCFRDPDELRLIAVDPTAKAAATPQTRWQAEERELLRAGALPGYKKISIGPVIRPGGAAEWEYTWNHGDGQPLHALRLLGNQSPTRAYSLSWITPDSQWALNEPNQRLLSASFRLE encoded by the coding sequence ATGAAGGACGACTTGCTCGCCGGGCGGTACCGTCCGCTGCGGTTGATCGCCGACACCGCACACCCGGGGCGCGTCTGGCTGGCTCGCGACGAGGTGCTTGGCCGGCACGTCGCGGTAAAGAAGGTCGTCGTACCGGAACGGTTGAGCGCCGCCGAGCGGTCGAGGTTGCACGACCGCACGCTCGGCGAGGTCCGCGGACTGGCCGGGATCGACAATCCGGGCGTGGTGAGCATGTGGGACGTGCTGAGCGCCGACGACCACCTCTGGCTCGTCATGGAGCACGTGCCCGCCCGCTCCCTGTCCGACGTGATCGCGGCCAACGGCCCCCTTACGGCCGCCGAGGTGGTACGGGTCGGCCTGCATCTGCTCGGCGCCCTGGATGTTGTCCACGCGGCTGGGGTGGTGCATCGGGACGTCCGCCCACGGAATGTTCTGCTCGCCGACGACGGACGGGTCGTGCTCGGCGGGTTCGGGCTGCCAATCTTCGACAGCGGCGCTCCCGCGGCCGTCGCCGGTCGGAATCTGTCAACGACCCAGTACATCGCGCCGGAGCGGGCCCACGACGCCACGTCGACTCCCGCCACCGACCTGTGGGGCCTCGGCGCGACCCTCTACGTGGCCGCGGAGGGCCGCCTGCCATGGGCGCGGCCGACAATCCTGGCCACCCTCGCGGCCCTCGCCACCGAGCCACCCGACCCCATGTACGCCCACATCCTGGAACCTACGGTCACCGGTCTGTTACGCCGCAACCCCCGCCAACGATTGACCACCGAGGAGGCGCGGAGCCACCTCGAAACGCTGACCGTGTCGACCGTTGCCACCGCGCCGTCGGCGGCGCTGTCCCGAACCCACGGACGGTGGCCCGTGACCGCGACCCCCACCAAGCGCGGCACGGTGTATGCCCCAGGCTCTGCACCGGTCACGAGCGGCAATGACGCCGGCAACACCAAGGTCCTGACGGTCGCGATGCCGCCTGCCCGCGGCCGCACGGGGTGGGCGTTCGCCGCCGCGATGCTGGGACTACTGGCGGTCGGGGCCGTCGTGGTCGCAGCGGCCGGCACACTGGTCGCCGGCCTGGGCGACCAGACCGGCGAGACCGCCCGTACGCCGGCCGCCGCTGCGGCCGGCCCGGCAGAAACGGCGGAACCGGCGGAACCGGCGCAGCCTGCCCACCCGTGCCTCGACGACACCGCGGCCACCGAGGGCGAACCGGTGCTACCGGCCACCTCGCCCCCGCCGCAGGCGCTGCCCGACGGATGGCTGTGGCACCAGGACCCGAACGGGTTCAGCATCGCGGTGCCCGCGGACTGGACCCGCAGCACCAACGGCAAAACGGTCTGCTTCCGTGATCCCGACGAGCTTCGCCTGATCGCCGTCGACCCCACCGCCAAGGCTGCCGCGACGCCCCAGACACGATGGCAGGCCGAAGAACGGGAACTGCTGCGGGCTGGTGCGCTGCCCGGCTACAAGAAGATCAGCATCGGGCCCGTCATCCGCCCGGGCGGCGCCGCCGAGTGGGAGTACACCTGGAACCACGGCGACGGACAACCACTACACGCCCTACGGCTGCTCGGTAACCAAAGCCCCACCCGCGCCTACAGCCTGTCCTGGATCACCCCCGACAGCCAGTGGGCACTCAACGAGCCGAACCAGCGACTCCTCTCCGCGAGCTTCCGCCTCGAGTGA
- a CDS encoding anti-sigma factor: protein MSSDIHALAGAYALAAVDDLERTAFERHLADCEPCRLEVAELRETVARLAEATAVGTPPPGLRERTLAQAASTPQLRVGTGPTGVTRGTPQWRRWAAAAAVVGIAAAGASAATWSVAGDRVRQEQASSDQARQVADVLSAPDARVHDQPLQAGGAATVVVSRDRDRGVVLLRDLPEPGIGRAYQLWLIRDTEKARPVGLLTAGATETTMVIGPVAASDTFGLSNEPAGGSTAPTRIVGVVALS from the coding sequence ATGAGCAGCGACATCCACGCCCTCGCCGGCGCATACGCCCTGGCTGCGGTCGACGACCTGGAGCGGACCGCGTTCGAGCGGCACCTGGCCGACTGCGAGCCGTGCCGCCTGGAGGTGGCGGAGCTGCGGGAGACCGTGGCACGACTCGCCGAGGCTACCGCCGTCGGGACCCCCCCACCCGGGTTGCGGGAGCGGACCCTGGCGCAGGCCGCCAGCACCCCCCAACTGCGGGTCGGTACCGGGCCGACCGGTGTCACGCGGGGGACGCCGCAGTGGCGTCGATGGGCCGCCGCCGCAGCCGTCGTCGGCATCGCTGCGGCCGGTGCGAGCGCGGCCACGTGGTCGGTCGCGGGCGACCGGGTCCGACAGGAGCAGGCGAGCAGCGACCAGGCCCGTCAGGTCGCCGACGTGCTGAGCGCCCCGGACGCCCGCGTCCACGACCAGCCGCTGCAGGCCGGCGGCGCCGCGACCGTGGTCGTGTCGCGCGACCGTGACCGGGGCGTCGTGCTGCTGCGCGACCTGCCCGAGCCCGGCATCGGGCGGGCCTACCAGCTATGGCTCATCCGCGACACTGAGAAGGCCCGTCCGGTCGGGTTGCTCACCGCCGGCGCCACCGAGACGACCATGGTCATCGGCCCGGTCGCCGCTTCGGACACGTTCGGGCTGTCCAACGAGCCCGCCGGCGGTTCCACCGCCCCCACCCGAATCGTGGGTGTCGTCGCGCTGAGCTGA